A region from the Terriglobales bacterium genome encodes:
- a CDS encoding dihydrodipicolinate synthase family protein, which translates to MKIETLTKQWQPRRKVHGIAAALLPFRENGKIAVEAFQRHLLATQQAGLMNAVNMDTGYVNYLGESEKLEVLEWAREVLGKDVPFVAGAYIEGQKDEGEVVALYRRQIETILKFGGIPILFQTARLHGKTAREKVETYHAICRGYPHILAFELGTMFAPNGEIFDEETVRGLMEIPEIKGMKHSSLDRTLEVERLALRDAQRPDFRIYTGNDLGINMIEYGSDYLLGLATLAPEKFAERDRLWESGDAAYYALADALQYLGNVVFRTPVPAYKHSAAVFLNLLGRIPTALAHPRNPRRPAWEAEILADCARRLGYAAL; encoded by the coding sequence ATGAAAATCGAAACTCTGACTAAGCAATGGCAGCCCCGCCGTAAAGTCCACGGAATTGCGGCAGCGTTGCTTCCATTTCGGGAAAATGGAAAAATAGCGGTGGAAGCTTTTCAACGTCATCTGTTAGCCACGCAGCAGGCTGGACTGATGAATGCCGTGAACATGGATACCGGCTATGTGAATTACCTGGGCGAAAGCGAAAAACTGGAGGTCCTCGAGTGGGCGCGGGAAGTGCTGGGAAAAGACGTTCCGTTTGTCGCTGGAGCATACATCGAAGGCCAAAAGGACGAAGGCGAAGTGGTGGCGCTATATCGCCGGCAGATTGAGACCATCCTGAAATTCGGCGGAATACCGATCCTGTTTCAAACCGCGCGGCTGCACGGAAAAACAGCTCGCGAAAAAGTTGAGACCTACCATGCCATTTGCCGAGGGTATCCACACATACTCGCCTTTGAGCTGGGCACCATGTTCGCGCCCAATGGGGAGATCTTCGATGAAGAGACCGTGCGCGGCCTGATGGAAATTCCCGAGATCAAGGGAATGAAACACTCCTCGCTCGACCGCACGCTTGAAGTCGAGCGCCTTGCGCTGCGCGACGCACAACGGCCCGACTTCCGCATTTATACCGGGAACGATCTGGGCATCAACATGATTGAGTACGGCTCCGACTATTTGCTGGGATTGGCAACCTTGGCGCCGGAAAAGTTTGCCGAACGCGACCGCTTATGGGAATCAGGCGACGCCGCTTACTACGCTCTTGCGGATGCACTGCAATATTTGGGAAACGTGGTATTTCGGACGCCAGTCCCAGCCTACAAACACTCCGCAGCGGTATTTCTAAATTTGCTGGGGCGCATTCCGACTGCGTTAGCCCATCCGAGGAACCCCAGGCGTCCGGCGTGGGAGGCAGAAATCTTGGCGGACTGCGCCCGGCGATTGGGATACGCCGCTCTGTAA